DNA sequence from the Mauremys mutica isolate MM-2020 ecotype Southern chromosome 9, ASM2049712v1, whole genome shotgun sequence genome:
TTCCATACTATATCTTATAAGCGTTATGTGAATTTCTGAAATAATGACGCTTTCATGTAGTGTTTGACCTTCTGGATCTAGAGTTTTCTATTTCACCTAAAGTTGTCAACTTGAGATGCAGTTTTTGGTATAACTTTTCTCTAAAGGGCTTgcagagaaataaataaataatgggatCAAGGCACACATTTGCAGCGGAGAGAAACAGAGTAAATTCTTTTGCATAGTACAGATTTTTGCTTGACTGACAGGAGAACTGAGATCCAGTTTGACTTAATGTGTATGGAAGTCTGCAAAGATGATATGGCACAAAACAAATGACAAATACAAACATGATGCTGAATATATTGCGATTGATTTTTTCCCTAGTTACTGTTGAATTTCTCCTGAACTTTCTATAGGAACTATATATTTTTCTTGctattgcactgtaaaaaatgatTAACAGAAGAAACACAGTCCAGAAAATTCCTAGGCAAATATAGCTTGAAGCCTTATGCCACTGTAGACCAAGCTCACTTTTAAGAGTTACACACTTTTTGGAATTCTTCTCTGTAGGACTCTGGttagttaaaataatatttggaaaTGACAAAAACATGAGCAATGCCCATACAACTACAGAGGTAATCTTGCTGTAATTAACTGTGTGAACAAAGGAGGTAAGCAGAGGCTTTACAATTTTGTAGTATCTGTCAAACCCTATGAGGCCAAAAAATGTTATTCCAACATACATATTTAGGTAAAAAATAACAGCAGAAAATCGGCAGACTAAAACATTGAGCTGCCAAGGCCCAATTTCTGAATCATTAAGAATTTTGAAGGGGAGAGTCAGGCTCATAAGAAGGTCGGCAACAACAATGTTCTTGAGATAGACGACAAAGCTTTTCTTGCTAGGAACATGTAGAAAAATCCATGCTGCTACACCATTTAGCAGGATTCCTCCTATGAAAATGAATCCATAAGCCAGTGGAATGACATGAGTAGTTACTACTGAGCTGTAAGTGCAGTTGTCTTCTGAAGCGTTTACACTTGAGTTGGACATCTTAGAATATTTCAGTCTGTGTTCCTGAAAGCAGAGGGAAAACAGTTTTACCAGTAAGACAAATTGGATTTATCTTAGTGTGTTCATGTTGCAGTTGTTTCCATTATTATATGCTTTTCAGGAACCAAAGTAAATATCATTTCCAGCAAATATGCTTAGCATAAATGTCTAATCGCTGGTGTTGGTTCACTCTTTTGGCTCTGTCTcttttaaataagaaaacaatAGATTCTCTAAGTCTTGATGCCTTTCTGTGAGTAGGCTCATGTTGCACATGCTAAACCCTGTTCTTGTAAAGGAAGTTTAttgcgcaaaaaaaaaagtgaggaaaCTTGTGGGAAGATCTGGTTAAAATACTAAGGTGATCATTCACTAAGTGATATAAATTTTGTAAATTGTGGGTGTCTACTGGAAGAAAAGTCTGCTTACAACATTACTTATGTTAGAAAAAATGTGGATcagaagtttttttaaaattttcagtacCACTGATTTCCCAGCACCTCAAGTGCATTTTCACTAACGAAATTGTTTTTAAACAGTGAAAAtttcattcccccccacccccaccttagTGTACTACAAAGTTGCACCCTCTGAGCATGGAGGGTTCCAGACACAGCAGAATCTAATGAAGTTCTGTTCTGCAGGAGTAATATGTAAGGCATGATTTCAGGTGCTTAGAGGAGGCTCCCTGTTTTTTGTTCTGTAGCGGAGACGAGATTGATGCTAGTGGGGGTGAGATTGGTGGATATATCCCTGCCCAGATCCATTGCCCACTAGGGCTGTAGAGGCTGCTCCAGTCCTGAGGCTGGAGTAGCAGCTGCATAGCCACTCAGTTGATCCTATGTTACTTGGGGAGTAGGCTTTCTTCCTGTCATGCCTCCATGGAGATACCAACTCCAGTTACTTGGGCTAGGTACTGGGAACAGGATTTGGATCGCAGTACATGTGGTTTAATGAGTGCAAATATATGCAGTTACAAAGATCTGGAGTTTTGAACTCTAAAGCCGGTATACTATAGATATCTTGTATGTTATTAGAAGGTGTGAGGGAGGGAAATGTTGCTTCAGCAAATTTTATATTCTGTATATTGCACTTGTAAACAAGAGGCTGGGGAAGAACACTAGACAGTGCCAGCATTCCTTACGTTCTCTGAAGGAAAGCCTTAGAGCAAGCTGTACTAGCTGCACTTATCTTAGTTGTTAGTAGCACAATTATAAAGACACATTTGTACACTAGCATAAGGTGTGAGCTAAAATTGTCTTTTAAGGCTCCCCAAATTAAAACCTAGAACATTTCTTCGTGGTCTCCAGAAAATCACATCTGTTGCCTGCTCTGCTATTGCTTTGACAGACGGTTTATAGGAGTCTATTGTCCTTGTTAGGAACTGAACAACCAATATTGTATATTGCTGCTGTATTTGGCAAACTATAAGA
Encoded proteins:
- the P2RY14 gene encoding P2Y purinoceptor 14; protein product: MSNSSVNASEDNCTYSSVVTTHVIPLAYGFIFIGGILLNGVAAWIFLHVPSKKSFVVYLKNIVVADLLMSLTLPFKILNDSEIGPWQLNVLVCRFSAVIFYLNMYVGITFFGLIGFDRYYKIVKPLLTSFVHTVNYSKITSVVVWALLMFLSFPNIILTNQSPTEKNSKKCVTLKSELGLQWHKASSYICLGIFWTVFLLLIIFYSAIARKIYSSYRKFRRNSTVTREKINRNIFSIMFVFVICFVPYHLCRLPYTLSQTGSQFSCQSSKNLYYAKEFTLFLSAANVCLDPIIYLFLCKPFREKLYQKLHLKLTTLGEIENSRSRRSNTT